In Nakamurella alba, a single genomic region encodes these proteins:
- a CDS encoding RCC1 domain-containing protein: MRTVRALPALFATVALLVSGVIAVPAAAAVPPGPAAAAAPPPLGTAVAWGLGGSGQIGDGGLVTRAAPVPVAGVPGGTPVSAVSAGGSHTCAVSGGAAYCWGDNTYGQVGDGTTTRRTAPVRVGGPLIGRQVTAIAAGGYHTCAVASGGVYCWGYNFYGELGNGLSGSGSATSLVPVSTGITSGATAVDAGKYRSCAIVGGGALCWGSNSGGQTGRPSNIAVSATPVSVAGFPGAVTLIGGGDEHMCAVAGGAVYCWGDGSYGQRGDGTRSSFQNVPTKVDGGAMTGRVATAVTGGQTHTCAVGSYRVVCWGGNNVGQLGSGSTDADSTVPVLVYNDAFEENWPGPATEFPVIDAGEVHTCVLFVRKPYCWGGNTNDQLGTGDPATGNLRRTPVATDAEHLLAGRDVVLLAAGGATTIVAAEPPIPASFRAVRPARLLDTRSGASIPAGGTVTVQVTGRGPVVGSGIKSVALTITAIGPSATGSVNGWAAGAAVSNTPLLHFTPGSTVGNQMILPLGSGGKVVLRNNSQGRLHLLADVTGYWFSGPPTKPGTFANSVQYRVLDTRAAGRSPIPAGGSVALVPASGGGFGAPVTSPMLLNLSAVAPAAAGNLVVDCDGRPRPGVATVQFVAGRTVANMAVTPSCPAGRIRIWNTSSRPVQVIVDRFGYFLPGTGDTPGAYVPVGPRRILDTRPGALLGSGQVVVVEAWAAVGTNDRREGMLLTLSVTGPSNTGSIAAYPTGIDPATVRTVNFPIGRGVSGAVAVGDWRFGAVDVRNDSPGPIDLIVDLSGWFRANR; this comes from the coding sequence GTGCGCACCGTCCGTGCCCTTCCTGCCCTGTTCGCCACCGTCGCGTTGCTGGTCTCCGGGGTGATCGCGGTGCCCGCCGCCGCCGCTGTTCCGCCCGGGCCGGCCGCAGCGGCCGCCCCGCCCCCGCTGGGCACCGCCGTGGCCTGGGGGTTGGGCGGCAGCGGACAGATCGGCGACGGCGGGCTGGTCACCCGGGCGGCACCGGTGCCGGTCGCCGGTGTCCCGGGCGGTACCCCGGTGTCCGCAGTGTCCGCCGGCGGGAGCCACACCTGCGCGGTGAGCGGCGGCGCCGCGTACTGCTGGGGCGACAACACCTACGGTCAGGTCGGTGACGGGACCACCACCCGGCGGACCGCGCCCGTCCGGGTCGGCGGCCCGCTCATCGGGCGGCAGGTCACCGCGATCGCGGCCGGTGGGTACCACACCTGTGCAGTCGCATCCGGCGGCGTCTACTGCTGGGGCTACAACTTCTACGGCGAACTCGGCAACGGCCTGTCCGGCAGCGGTTCGGCCACCAGCCTTGTCCCCGTGTCCACCGGGATCACCTCCGGGGCCACCGCCGTCGACGCCGGGAAGTACCGCAGCTGCGCGATCGTCGGCGGAGGGGCGCTCTGCTGGGGCAGCAACTCCGGCGGCCAGACCGGCCGGCCGTCGAACATCGCGGTGTCGGCGACACCCGTGTCGGTGGCCGGGTTCCCGGGCGCGGTGACGCTGATCGGCGGTGGTGACGAGCACATGTGCGCGGTCGCCGGAGGTGCGGTCTACTGCTGGGGCGACGGTTCCTACGGCCAACGCGGCGACGGCACCCGCTCGTCGTTCCAGAACGTGCCCACGAAGGTCGACGGTGGGGCGATGACCGGCCGGGTGGCGACGGCGGTCACCGGCGGGCAGACCCACACCTGCGCGGTCGGGTCGTACCGGGTGGTGTGCTGGGGCGGCAACAACGTCGGGCAGCTCGGCTCCGGCAGCACCGATGCCGACTCGACGGTCCCGGTTCTGGTGTACAACGACGCCTTCGAGGAGAACTGGCCCGGACCCGCGACGGAGTTCCCGGTCATCGATGCCGGCGAGGTCCACACCTGCGTGCTGTTCGTCCGCAAGCCGTACTGCTGGGGCGGCAACACCAACGACCAACTGGGCACCGGCGACCCGGCGACGGGGAACCTCCGGCGGACACCGGTCGCGACCGATGCGGAGCACCTTCTCGCGGGCCGCGACGTGGTGCTGCTGGCCGCCGGCGGCGCCACCACCATCGTCGCGGCCGAGCCTCCGATCCCGGCCTCCTTCCGCGCCGTCCGGCCCGCACGCCTGCTCGACACCCGTTCCGGTGCCTCGATTCCCGCCGGCGGAACGGTCACCGTCCAGGTCACCGGGCGGGGGCCGGTCGTCGGCTCCGGGATCAAGTCCGTGGCCCTGACCATCACCGCAATAGGCCCCTCGGCCACCGGTTCGGTCAACGGCTGGGCCGCCGGGGCGGCCGTGAGCAACACTCCGCTGCTGCACTTCACCCCGGGCAGCACGGTGGGCAACCAGATGATCCTCCCGCTCGGTTCTGGCGGGAAGGTCGTGCTGCGCAACAACTCCCAGGGCCGACTGCACCTGCTCGCAGATGTCACGGGGTACTGGTTCAGCGGGCCACCGACCAAGCCGGGCACGTTCGCCAACAGCGTCCAGTACCGGGTGCTCGACACCCGTGCGGCCGGCCGCTCGCCGATCCCCGCCGGAGGCTCGGTGGCCCTGGTGCCGGCGAGCGGGGGCGGGTTCGGGGCACCGGTGACATCGCCCATGCTGCTGAACCTCTCGGCCGTGGCGCCGGCGGCCGCCGGCAACCTGGTGGTCGACTGCGACGGCCGGCCACGGCCGGGGGTGGCCACCGTTCAGTTCGTCGCCGGGCGGACCGTCGCGAACATGGCCGTCACACCCTCCTGCCCCGCCGGCCGGATCCGGATCTGGAACACCTCGTCGCGCCCGGTCCAGGTGATCGTGGACCGGTTCGGCTACTTCCTGCCCGGGACCGGCGACACACCCGGCGCCTACGTCCCGGTGGGCCCGAGGCGGATCCTCGACACCCGGCCCGGGGCGCTGCTCGGGTCCGGCCAGGTGGTCGTGGTGGAGGCCTGGGCCGCCGTGGGCACGAACGACCGGCGGGAGGGGATGCTGCTGACGCTGTCGGTGACCGGGCCGTCCAACACCGGCTCGATCGCGGCCTACCCGACCGGGATCGATCCGGCGACCGTGCGCACGGTCAA
- a CDS encoding LmeA family phospholipid-binding protein, protein MRALLITLVVLLLLVVGADIGGRAIAESKAGEAIATRSGNQVAPDVDIHGFSFLAQALPGDYGQITLSTTDLVLGPLAPVAATVELYDVTYPLSDAFAGSTDGLAAERATLTATVPVSALGDALQVPDLQLGSTANGDLRLSGSVSVAGNEVPVTADLGVSITDGALALSASGVSAAGVDVPLPASLADDLSLTVPLDALPIDITSGTVGVDGANLTLQASTGRITADSLR, encoded by the coding sequence GTGCGCGCCCTGCTGATCACCCTCGTCGTCCTGCTGCTGCTCGTGGTCGGTGCCGACATCGGCGGCCGGGCGATCGCCGAGTCGAAGGCCGGCGAGGCCATCGCCACCCGCAGCGGGAACCAGGTGGCGCCGGACGTCGACATCCACGGCTTCTCCTTCCTCGCGCAGGCGCTCCCGGGCGACTACGGGCAGATCACCCTGAGCACCACCGACCTGGTGCTCGGCCCGTTGGCGCCGGTCGCGGCGACGGTGGAGCTGTACGACGTCACCTACCCGCTGTCCGACGCCTTCGCCGGCAGCACCGACGGGCTCGCCGCCGAGCGCGCGACGCTGACCGCAACGGTGCCGGTGTCGGCGCTGGGCGACGCGCTGCAGGTGCCGGACCTGCAGCTCGGGTCCACCGCGAACGGCGACCTGCGGCTGTCCGGCTCGGTGTCGGTCGCCGGTAACGAGGTCCCGGTGACCGCCGACCTGGGTGTCTCGATCACCGACGGCGCGCTCGCCCTGTCCGCCTCCGGGGTGTCGGCCGCCGGGGTCGACGTGCCGCTGCCGGCGTCGCTGGCCGACGATCTTTCGCTCACCGTGCCGCTGGATGCACTGCCGATCGACATCACCTCCGGCACGGTCGGGGTGGACGGGGCGAACCTGACCCTGCAGGCCAGCACCGGACGGATCACCGCCGACTCCCTGCGCTGA
- a CDS encoding alpha/beta hydrolase, whose translation MSASSRGRSGRAALPPSAEPLRLVTTDGVALAGVHLPAADRALAVVVGHGFTHSTGKPGTRRILRRLHRGGVGVLAVDFRGHGRSGGRSSVGRDEYLDLDAAVAAARQAGYRRVVTLGFSMGGSVALVHGARGSHLPDAVVSVSAPSRWFIRESVAMRRVHWLLEHPLGPGVGRVMGVRLSDPWPDVPDTPLELVAGIAPLPLLLVHGTADHYFGPAHGVALHRAAGHGELWLEPGMGHAESGASPDLIDRLLGWIRLVPVKAG comes from the coding sequence ATGAGCGCGTCATCCCGCGGCCGGTCCGGACGGGCCGCACTCCCCCCGTCGGCCGAGCCGTTGCGGCTGGTCACCACGGACGGAGTCGCCCTGGCCGGGGTGCACCTGCCGGCCGCGGACCGGGCGCTGGCGGTGGTCGTCGGGCACGGTTTCACGCACTCCACGGGCAAGCCGGGCACCCGGCGGATCCTGCGCCGGCTGCACCGCGGCGGGGTCGGCGTGCTGGCCGTGGACTTCCGCGGTCACGGCCGGTCGGGCGGCCGGTCCTCGGTCGGCCGGGACGAGTACCTGGACCTGGACGCAGCGGTCGCCGCGGCCCGGCAGGCCGGCTACCGCCGGGTCGTCACCCTCGGCTTCTCGATGGGCGGCTCGGTGGCGCTGGTGCACGGGGCGCGGGGATCGCATCTGCCGGATGCGGTGGTGTCGGTGTCGGCCCCGTCCCGGTGGTTCATCCGGGAGTCGGTCGCCATGCGCCGGGTGCACTGGCTGCTGGAGCACCCGCTGGGTCCGGGCGTCGGCCGGGTGATGGGGGTCCGGCTGTCCGACCCGTGGCCGGACGTCCCCGACACCCCGCTCGAGCTGGTCGCCGGCATCGCACCCCTGCCACTGCTGCTGGTCCACGGCACCGCCGACCACTACTTCGGTCCGGCGCACGGTGTGGCCCTGCACCGGGCCGCCGGGCACGGCGAGCTGTGGCTGGAGCCGGGCATGGGACATGCGGAGTCGGGCGCGAGCCCGGACCTGATCGACCGGCTGCTCGGCTGGATCCGTCTGGTTCCGGTCAAGGCCGGGTGA
- a CDS encoding winged helix-turn-helix transcriptional regulator, producing MDLLLLTADPQPAGVLPAVDLLPIKVRAAAPEAASLVTSGPYDLVLLDARHDLAAARTLCRLLGSDGLAVSILAIVTEGGMVAIGPEWGVADVVLASAGPAEVHARLRLLAARTSSSANSGMISLGELTIEEDTYTARLRGRPLELTYKEFELLKFLAQHPGRVFTREQLVTEVWGYDFFGGTRTVDVHVRRLRAKLGPEHEALIGTVRNVGYKMVPPSRAGSAAGGAGA from the coding sequence ATGGACCTGTTGCTGCTCACCGCCGACCCGCAACCCGCCGGCGTTCTGCCCGCGGTCGATCTGCTGCCGATCAAGGTGCGCGCCGCCGCACCCGAGGCGGCCTCCCTGGTCACCTCCGGCCCGTACGACCTGGTGCTGCTCGACGCCCGGCACGATCTCGCCGCCGCCCGCACGCTCTGCCGGTTGCTCGGCTCGGACGGGCTCGCGGTCTCCATCCTGGCCATCGTCACCGAGGGCGGCATGGTCGCCATCGGCCCCGAGTGGGGGGTCGCCGACGTGGTGCTGGCCAGCGCCGGCCCGGCCGAGGTGCACGCCCGGCTGCGGCTGCTCGCCGCCCGCACCTCCTCCTCGGCCAACTCCGGGATGATCAGCCTCGGTGAGCTGACCATCGAGGAGGACACCTACACCGCCCGGCTGCGCGGCCGGCCACTCGAGCTCACCTACAAGGAGTTCGAGCTGCTCAAGTTCCTCGCGCAGCACCCGGGCCGGGTGTTCACCCGGGAGCAGCTGGTCACCGAGGTCTGGGGCTACGACTTCTTCGGCGGCACCCGCACCGTCGACGTGCACGTGCGGCGGCTGCGCGCCAAGCTCGGCCCCGAGCACGAGGCGCTCATCGGCACCGTCCGCAACGTCGGCTACAAGATGGTCCCGCCGTCCCGGGCCGGCTCGGCCGCGGGCGGCGCCGGGGCGTGA
- the mshD gene encoding mycothiol synthase encodes MNAPDDWSDGLSDHAATQVRALVADAAAVDGVAALGGHVLEALPHGRFLTITAGGGLSAVAVVQPGDPAELVVAPERRGQGLGRRLAAAAIAEAGGVWAHGDLPAAQAVATALGLVRTRELLQMRRPLAGSTALPLTLPEGITLRTFEPGRDEDAFLAVNGRAFAWHPEQGRLDRAGLAGEMAQDWFDPAGFFLAEKAGTVVGFHWTKVHPAEAGTPAAGEVYVIGVDPESGVRGLGRPLTLAGLRHLEGHGLQDVLLYVEGDNVPARKLYDALDFTVSRSDVVYRPITQD; translated from the coding sequence GTGAACGCGCCTGACGACTGGTCCGACGGGCTGTCGGACCACGCCGCGACCCAGGTCCGTGCGCTGGTGGCCGACGCGGCTGCGGTCGACGGGGTCGCGGCCCTCGGCGGGCATGTGCTGGAGGCGCTGCCGCACGGCCGCTTCCTGACGATCACCGCCGGCGGCGGACTCTCCGCGGTCGCGGTGGTGCAGCCCGGCGACCCCGCGGAACTGGTGGTCGCACCGGAGCGCCGGGGCCAGGGCCTCGGACGGCGGCTGGCCGCGGCGGCGATCGCGGAGGCCGGTGGGGTGTGGGCGCACGGTGACCTGCCCGCGGCGCAGGCGGTGGCCACCGCACTCGGTCTGGTCCGCACCCGCGAACTGCTGCAGATGCGGCGGCCGCTCGCCGGGTCGACAGCGCTGCCGCTGACCCTGCCCGAGGGCATCACCCTGCGGACCTTCGAGCCGGGCCGGGACGAGGACGCCTTCCTCGCCGTCAACGGTCGCGCCTTCGCCTGGCACCCGGAGCAGGGCCGGCTGGACCGCGCCGGGCTGGCCGGCGAGATGGCCCAGGACTGGTTCGACCCGGCCGGCTTCTTCCTCGCCGAGAAGGCCGGGACCGTCGTCGGTTTCCACTGGACCAAGGTGCATCCGGCGGAGGCCGGCACGCCGGCGGCCGGCGAGGTGTACGTCATCGGCGTGGACCCGGAGTCCGGTGTGCGCGGCCTGGGGCGCCCGTTGACCCTGGCCGGCCTGCGGCACCTCGAGGGCCATGGCCTGCAGGACGTGTTGCTCTACGTCGAGGGCGACAACGTCCCGGCCCGGAAGCTCTACGACGCACTGGATTTCACCGTCTCCCGCAGCGACGTGGTGTACCGGCCGATCACCCAGGACTGA
- a CDS encoding GNAT family N-acetyltransferase, which translates to MSAADPTVLADPTLGAPVLDNPAWAALTGPHAAFAQRLGHAARYHPDVAGFAAVQDISDPAHWADLRRLVGPGAEVSVSGEFTAPAGWRETFAVPGVQLVDVELVTEPDAEAVRLGAADVPEMLDLVARTQPGPFRVRTVELGTYLGIRRDGVLVAMAGERLHPPGWTEISAVCTAPEVRGQGLATRLVRAVAFGIAGRGERAFLHTSAANTTAIRLYTSIGFRLRRTTRFRAFVSPG; encoded by the coding sequence ATGTCCGCGGCAGACCCCACCGTCCTGGCGGATCCGACCCTGGGCGCCCCGGTCCTGGACAACCCGGCCTGGGCCGCCCTCACCGGACCGCACGCGGCCTTCGCCCAGCGGCTCGGCCACGCCGCGCGGTACCACCCGGACGTCGCCGGATTCGCTGCGGTGCAGGACATCTCGGACCCGGCGCACTGGGCCGATCTGCGCCGGCTGGTCGGCCCGGGTGCGGAGGTGTCGGTGTCCGGCGAGTTCACGGCACCGGCCGGATGGCGGGAGACGTTCGCGGTCCCGGGTGTGCAGTTGGTCGACGTCGAGCTGGTCACGGAGCCGGACGCCGAGGCGGTGCGGTTGGGCGCTGCCGACGTCCCGGAGATGCTGGACCTGGTCGCCCGCACGCAGCCGGGCCCGTTCCGGGTCCGCACCGTCGAGCTGGGGACCTATCTCGGCATTCGTCGCGACGGGGTGCTGGTGGCGATGGCCGGGGAACGACTGCACCCGCCGGGCTGGACCGAGATCAGCGCCGTGTGCACGGCTCCCGAGGTGCGTGGGCAGGGCCTGGCCACCCGACTGGTCCGTGCCGTGGCCTTCGGCATCGCCGGGCGCGGCGAGCGTGCCTTCCTGCACACCTCGGCGGCCAACACCACTGCGATCCGGCTGTACACCTCGATCGGGTTCCGGCTGCGCCGGACCACCCGGTTCCGCGCCTTCGTCAGTCCTGGGTGA
- a CDS encoding amino acid ABC transporter permease, whose translation MTPADPGLTSLARQRVIPLRHPIRWIVTAAVVVVFAQVVHGLVTNPFYSWDRFGYWFLRPVILDGLLRTLEITFYSAVLSLLLGILLALARLSEIPLLRALSWAYVWFFRSVPLMVVLLFVYNFSALYTHLGIGVPFGPVFASIGINDLLPVTVMAVIALSLNESAFAAEVVRSGILSVDQGQSEAAAALGIPRSRQFRRIVLPQALRSIVPSYVNLLIGLIKGTSLIFYVSVLDLFGQVQSMSSTYPTDIIPLLLVASVWYLILTSAVSVVQFHVERHYSKGALRTLPPTPLQKLRSALRRTLGGQA comes from the coding sequence GTGACACCGGCCGACCCCGGACTGACATCCCTTGCCCGGCAACGGGTGATCCCGCTGCGGCACCCGATCCGCTGGATCGTCACGGCCGCAGTTGTCGTGGTGTTCGCGCAGGTCGTGCACGGCCTGGTCACCAACCCGTTCTACTCCTGGGACCGGTTCGGCTACTGGTTCCTGCGTCCGGTGATCCTCGATGGACTGCTGCGCACCCTCGAGATCACCTTCTATTCCGCCGTTCTGAGTCTGCTGCTCGGCATCCTGCTGGCCCTCGCGCGGCTGTCGGAGATCCCGTTGCTGCGCGCGCTGAGCTGGGCGTACGTCTGGTTCTTCCGGTCGGTGCCGCTGATGGTGGTGCTGCTGTTCGTCTACAACTTCAGCGCGCTGTACACCCACCTCGGTATCGGCGTGCCCTTCGGCCCGGTGTTCGCCTCGATCGGGATCAACGATCTGCTGCCGGTCACGGTCATGGCGGTGATCGCGCTCAGCCTGAACGAGTCCGCCTTCGCCGCCGAGGTGGTGCGGTCGGGCATCCTCTCCGTCGACCAGGGCCAGAGCGAAGCCGCTGCGGCACTGGGCATCCCGAGGTCACGGCAGTTCCGCCGGATCGTGCTGCCGCAGGCGCTGCGCTCCATCGTGCCGTCGTACGTGAACCTGCTGATCGGGTTGATCAAGGGGACGTCGCTGATCTTCTACGTCTCCGTGCTCGACCTCTTCGGGCAGGTGCAGTCGATGAGCAGCACCTACCCGACCGACATCATCCCGCTGCTGCTGGTGGCCAGCGTCTGGTACCTGATTCTCACCAGCGCGGTCTCGGTCGTGCAGTTCCACGTGGAGCGCCACTACAGCAAGGGTGCGCTCCGCACCCTGCCGCCGACCCCGCTGCAGAAGCTGCGATCGGCGCTGCGCCGCACTCTCGGAGGCCAGGCATGA
- a CDS encoding amino acid ABC transporter ATP-binding protein: protein MSATPEAPAVEIIGAHKAFGTHQVLRGIDLQIRRGTVTVVIGPSGSGKSTLLRTVNHLERPDSGVVLVDGEPIGVRRHGDRLKELPERAILRQRARIGFVFQHFNLFPHLTVLENVVEAPIALRRTTPTQARALARTLLERVGLAEKADAYPRQLSGGQQQRVAIARALALEPSVLLFDEPTSALDPELVGEVLAVIKDLAATGTTLVVVTHEIGFAREVADRVIFMDEGAVVEDGTPAAVLDHPSHPRTRDFLSRVL, encoded by the coding sequence ATGAGCGCCACCCCGGAGGCGCCGGCCGTCGAGATCATCGGCGCACACAAGGCATTCGGCACGCACCAGGTACTGCGCGGCATCGACCTGCAGATCCGCCGCGGGACCGTCACCGTGGTGATCGGACCGTCCGGCTCCGGCAAGTCCACGCTGCTGCGCACCGTCAACCACCTGGAGCGGCCGGACAGCGGTGTGGTGCTGGTCGACGGCGAGCCCATCGGTGTGCGCCGGCACGGCGACCGGCTGAAGGAACTGCCGGAGCGGGCGATCCTGCGGCAACGGGCCCGGATCGGGTTCGTGTTCCAGCACTTCAACCTCTTCCCGCACCTGACGGTACTGGAGAACGTCGTCGAGGCGCCGATCGCGCTGCGGCGCACCACCCCCACGCAGGCACGTGCACTCGCCCGCACCCTGCTGGAACGGGTCGGTCTGGCGGAGAAGGCCGATGCCTACCCGCGTCAACTGTCCGGCGGCCAGCAGCAACGGGTGGCAATCGCCCGGGCGCTGGCGCTGGAGCCGTCGGTCCTCCTGTTCGACGAGCCCACCTCAGCGCTCGATCCCGAACTGGTGGGCGAGGTGCTCGCCGTCATCAAGGATCTCGCCGCCACCGGTACCACCCTGGTCGTCGTCACCCACGAGATCGGCTTCGCCCGTGAGGTCGCCGACCGGGTGATCTTCATGGACGAGGGGGCGGTGGTCGAGGACGGCACCCCCGCGGCCGTCCTGGACCACCCCTCCCACCCCCGGACCAGGGACTTCCTGTCCCGCGTCCTGTAG
- a CDS encoding transporter substrate-binding domain-containing protein, which yields MSRAVPRTIRRSLALGLGTLLLAGTAACGSTAAADPAAGSATATAAPGSTAVVVGAVSNGAATETSIDVPTVAGIRDQLPAAVKERGTLVIGLGALPAGFPPLAYVGDDQQTLTGAEPDLGRLVAAVLGLTPDIRNSTWENLFVGIDSGRTDIGFSNITDTEERKEKYDFASYRKDNLAFLTLASNAWEFGDDPANLAGQRVAVGQGTNQERILLAWQKKLQGEGKNFDVVYFPDLNSTLLALKAGNLDLYFGPNPASAYQVRLAESTATQYKLAGQYSGAGETLQGLIAATSKKGSGLNEPVAAAINYLIENGQYEKWLAAYNLAGEAVPSSEINPPGLPKSDT from the coding sequence ATGTCCCGCGCAGTACCACGCACCATCCGGAGATCCCTCGCCCTCGGACTCGGTACCCTGCTGCTCGCCGGGACCGCGGCGTGCGGCTCGACCGCGGCGGCCGACCCGGCGGCAGGTTCCGCCACCGCGACCGCCGCGCCCGGCAGCACGGCGGTGGTGGTCGGCGCAGTGTCCAACGGCGCGGCCACCGAGACCAGCATCGACGTCCCGACCGTCGCCGGGATCCGTGACCAGCTGCCGGCCGCGGTCAAGGAGCGCGGCACCCTGGTGATCGGGCTCGGTGCGCTGCCGGCCGGCTTCCCACCGCTGGCCTACGTCGGCGACGATCAGCAGACCCTGACCGGCGCCGAACCCGACCTGGGCCGACTGGTGGCCGCAGTGCTCGGGCTGACCCCGGACATCAGGAACTCGACGTGGGAGAACCTGTTCGTCGGGATCGACAGCGGGCGCACCGATATCGGCTTCTCCAACATCACCGACACCGAGGAACGCAAGGAGAAGTACGACTTCGCCTCCTACCGGAAGGACAACCTGGCGTTCCTCACCCTGGCGTCCAACGCCTGGGAGTTCGGCGACGACCCGGCCAACCTGGCCGGGCAGCGGGTCGCTGTGGGTCAGGGCACCAACCAGGAGCGGATCCTGCTGGCCTGGCAGAAGAAGCTCCAGGGAGAAGGGAAGAATTTCGATGTCGTCTACTTCCCGGACCTGAACTCGACGCTGCTGGCGCTGAAGGCCGGCAACCTGGACCTGTACTTCGGGCCCAACCCGGCCTCGGCCTACCAGGTGCGGCTCGCGGAGTCGACGGCCACGCAGTACAAGCTCGCCGGGCAGTACTCCGGCGCCGGCGAGACCCTGCAGGGCCTGATCGCCGCGACCAGCAAGAAGGGATCCGGGCTGAACGAGCCGGTGGCCGCCGCGATCAACTACCTGATCGAGAACGGCCAGTACGAGAAGTGGCTGGCCGCCTACAACCTCGCCGGCGAAGCGGTGCCGTCCTCGGAGATCAACCCGCCGGGGTTGCCGAAGAGCGACACCTGA
- a CDS encoding FAD-dependent oxidoreductase: MTEQRSVVVIGGGLAGASSAWRLAARGHRVTLVEQFEPGHDRGASHGTSRIFRHAYEDRRYVDLAARAGRGWARLERLTGRHVYDRTGAVDHGDPVTVQRLAGVLGAAGLEFEILSPGAAQRRWPGLRFDTVAVHHPSAGRLLADEAIAGLWQAAGQAGAVLRTGTKVQAVRTPRGRAEVVLGDEVLIADQVVIAAGAWTPALADGLLDLPRVRTTQEQPLHFPTELPLDVWPSFIHHSGAGLDIPGGIYGLASAEGVKAGEHGTGPEVDPDHRPDTRPAGVERVQAYAREWLPGVDAERPSAVSCLYTTTPDHHFLIDRVGPVTVAAGFSGHGFKFGPAIGDLVVDLVEDRRAVTGLFALDRRRTAAAG; encoded by the coding sequence ATGACGGAGCAGCGTTCGGTGGTGGTGATCGGTGGCGGCCTGGCCGGGGCCTCGTCGGCCTGGCGGCTGGCTGCCCGCGGGCACCGGGTGACCCTGGTCGAGCAGTTCGAACCCGGGCACGACCGGGGCGCCTCGCACGGGACCTCCCGGATCTTCCGGCACGCCTACGAGGACCGGCGCTACGTCGACCTCGCGGCCCGGGCCGGGCGTGGCTGGGCGCGGTTGGAACGGCTCACCGGACGGCACGTGTACGACCGCACCGGGGCCGTGGACCACGGTGACCCGGTCACCGTGCAGCGACTGGCCGGTGTGCTCGGTGCGGCGGGCCTGGAGTTCGAGATCCTGTCGCCGGGGGCGGCGCAGCGCCGGTGGCCGGGGCTGCGGTTCGACACCGTGGCGGTGCACCACCCGTCCGCCGGGCGGCTGCTGGCCGACGAGGCCATCGCCGGGCTGTGGCAGGCGGCCGGACAGGCGGGCGCGGTACTGCGCACCGGCACGAAGGTGCAGGCGGTCCGCACCCCGCGCGGCCGGGCGGAGGTGGTACTGGGTGACGAGGTGCTGATCGCGGACCAGGTGGTGATCGCCGCCGGCGCCTGGACCCCGGCACTGGCCGATGGCCTGCTGGACCTGCCGCGGGTGCGGACCACCCAGGAGCAGCCGCTGCACTTCCCGACGGAGCTGCCGCTCGACGTCTGGCCGTCGTTCATCCATCACTCCGGCGCGGGTCTCGACATCCCCGGTGGCATCTACGGTCTCGCCTCCGCCGAGGGCGTCAAGGCCGGCGAGCACGGCACCGGGCCGGAGGTCGACCCCGACCACCGCCCGGACACCCGGCCGGCCGGCGTCGAGCGGGTGCAGGCCTACGCCCGGGAGTGGCTGCCGGGCGTCGATGCCGAGCGGCCGTCCGCGGTCAGCTGCCTGTACACGACGACCCCGGACCACCACTTCCTGATCGACCGGGTCGGCCCGGTCACGGTCGCGGCCGGGTTCTCCGGTCACGGGTTCAAGTTCGGCCCGGCCATCGGCGACCTGGTGGTGGACCTGGTCGAGGACCGGCGTGCGGTCACCGGCCTGTTCGCCCTGGACCGTCGGCGCACCGCGGCGGCGGGATGA
- a CDS encoding NADPH-dependent FMN reductase, which produces MASLVTVVGNPKAGSRTLAVASGLADGIAASFGEIDRHTYDLAELGPGLLAPWTLSPEAKDAVAQVREATVLVLATPTYKGSFTGLLKLLLDTLPAGSLDHTVTVPVVLSAGPAHRHLADLQLAAVLSELGAVRPVPSLLVQESEIDAVDATVAEWVGQHAAVLQATVAALAQP; this is translated from the coding sequence ATGGCGTCCCTGGTCACGGTGGTCGGCAACCCGAAGGCGGGCTCGCGGACCCTGGCGGTGGCCTCCGGCCTGGCCGACGGCATCGCCGCCAGTTTCGGGGAGATCGACCGGCACACCTACGATCTCGCCGAGCTCGGACCGGGACTGCTGGCCCCGTGGACCCTCTCGCCGGAGGCAAAGGACGCGGTTGCGCAGGTCCGTGAGGCGACGGTCCTGGTGCTGGCCACCCCGACCTACAAGGGATCTTTCACCGGCCTGCTCAAACTGCTGCTGGACACCCTGCCGGCGGGGTCGCTGGACCACACGGTGACGGTGCCGGTGGTGCTGTCCGCCGGCCCGGCCCATCGCCACCTGGCGGACCTGCAGCTGGCGGCGGTGCTGAGCGAACTCGGCGCGGTGCGGCCGGTGCCGTCACTGCTGGTGCAGGAGTCCGAGATCGACGCCGTCGACGCCACCGTCGCCGAGTGGGTGGGGCAGCACGCCGCCGTCCTGCAGGCCACGGTCGCCGCACTCGCGCAGCCCTGA